The following are encoded in a window of Candida dubliniensis CD36 chromosome 4, complete sequence genomic DNA:
- a CDS encoding vacuolar transporter chaperone, putative (Similar to S. cerevisiae VTC4;~In S. cerevisiae: encodes a vacuolar membrane protein involved in vacuolar polyphosphate accumulation; functions as a regulator of vacuolar H+-ATPase activity and vacuolar transporter chaperones; involved in non-autophagic vacuolar fusion) — MKFGEHLRKALIKNYSFYYIAYDDLKHQLKKGLYDNDGVWNNDLEEQFLNALETELDKVYSFTKVKNTEVNRRIKENESYVYEVVDALHRYENHDPSITNPPSEEDFQDLEEELSDIIADVHDLAKFTRLNYTGFQKIIKKHDKTTKFTLKPVFQARLNTKAFYKDNYDNLIVKLSKLYDLVRTRGNPVKGDSAAGGGQQNFVRQTTKYWVHPDNITELKLIILKHLPVLVFNADKEFEPEDSAITSIYFDNKDMDLYYGRLRKDEGAEAIRLRWYGGMKSDQIFVERKTHREDWTGEKSVKARFALKEKKVNQFLSGEFTASQVFEKMRKEGKKSPQEIDNLERLAKECQYRILKEKYRPVMRSFYNRTAFQLPGDARVRISLDTELTMVREDNFDGYDRTHGNWRRMDIGVDYPFPQLPEKDVCRFPYAVLEVKLQTQLGQEPPAWVRDLVTSHLVEAVPKFSKFIHGGATLLTDYVNLLPFWYTQMDVDIRKPKIQQEYGIRRNAPSRIESSTSANELDEEELSGYSGSGVQFSNDVNPLEEDLEETSPLLFQNSHRSRHGNSLLNQLKNYFKDDREFTVKEGTNFDLNGTFKDKLPKGKSICVPIRIEPKVYLANERTFLSWLSVGMLIGGVATALLNYGSNSTLTASIGFFIAALFIIGYSTYRYLWRVLMIREKKAVEYGDKFGPNMICGVIFLAIFINYLVL, encoded by the coding sequence ATGAAGTTTGGTGAACATTTGAGAAAGGCATtaatcaagaattattcCTTTTATTACATTGCCTATGATGACTTGAAAcaccaattgaagaaagGTTTATATGACAATGATGGCGTTTGGAACAACGATTTGGAAGAACAATTCCTTAATGCCTTGGAAACTGAATTAGACAAAGTCTATTCATTTACTAAAGTTAAAAACACTGAAGTCAATAGAAGAATCAAAGAAAACGAATCTTATGTTTATGAAGTTGTTGATGCCTTGCATCGTTATGAAAATCACGATCCTTCGATTACCAATCCACCACTGGAAGAAGATTTCCAAGAtttggaagaagaattgtCTGACATTATTGCTGATGTTCACGATTTGGCTAAATTCACTAGATTGAATTATACTGggtttcaaaaaatcattaaaaaaCATGATAAAACTACAAAATTCACATTGAAACCAGTGTTCCAAGCCAGATTGAACACCAAAGCATTCTATAAGGATAATTACgataatttgattgttaAATTGTCTAAATTATACGATTTAGTGAGAACCAGAGGTAATCCAGTGAAAGGTGATTCTGCTGCTGGTGGAGGTCAACAAAATTTCGTTAGACAAACCACAAAATACTGGGTTCATCCAGATAACATTactgaattgaaattaatcattttgaaacatttgcctgttttggttttcaaTGCTGACAAAGAATTTGAACCAGAAGATAGTGCCATTACCTCcatttattttgataacAAGGATATGGATCTTTATTACGGTAGATTAAGAAAAGATGAGGGAGCTGAAGCCATTAGATTGAGATGGTATGGTGGTATGAAATCTGACCAGATTTTCGTTGAAAGAAAGACTCATAGAGAAGACTGGACTGGTGAAAAATCAGTGAAAGCCAGATTTGCtttgaaagagaaaaaagtcaatcaatttttatcaGGTGAATTTACTGCCAGTCAAGTTTTTGAGAAAATGAGAAAAGAAGGTAAAAAGAGTCCTCAAGAAATCGACAATTTAGAAAGATTGGCCAAAGAATGTCAATATAGAATTTTGAAGGAAAAATATCGTCCTGTTATGCGTTCATTTTATAACAGAACTGCTTTCCAATTACCAGGTGATGCTAGAGTAAGAATTTCTTTGGATACAGAATTAACAATGGTTAGAGAAGACAATTTTGATGGTTACGATCGTACTCATGGTAACTGGAGAAGAATGGATATTGGTGTTGATTATCCATTCCCACAATTGCCAGAGAAAGATGTGTGTCGTTTCCCTTATGCCGTTTTGGAAGTTAAATTACAAACTCAATTGGGTCAAGAACCACCAGCATGGGTCAGAGACTTGGTAACTTCACACTTGGTTGAAGCTGTTcccaaattttcaaaattcatTCATGGGGGTGCTACATTGTTGACTGACTATGTTAatttattaccattttGGTACACTCAAATGGACGTCGATATCCGTAAACCAAAGATCCAACAAGAATACGGGATTAGAAGAAATGCTCCTCTGCGAATTGAAAGTTCAACATCAGCTAACGAATTGGACGAAGAAGAGTTGTCTGGCTACAGTGGCAGCGGTGTACAATTTTCTAATGATGTCAATCCTCTTGAAGAAGATTTAGAAGAAACAAGTCCTTTGTTATTCCAAAACTCGCATCGCTCAAGACATGGAAATTCTCTCcttaatcaattaaaaaattatttcaaaGATGACCGTGAATTCACTGTTAAGGAAGGTActaattttgatttgaatggTACTTTTAAAGATAAATTACCAAAGGGGAAATCTATTTGTGTTCCAATTAGAATTGAGCCAAAAGTTTATCTTGCAAATGAAAGAACCTTCCTTTCTTGGTTGAGTGTTGGTATGTTGATTGGTGGTGTCGCCACTGCTTTATTGAATTACGGTTCTAATAGTACTTTGACAGCATCTATTGGGTTCTTCATTGCTGCCTTGTTCATTATTGGCTATTCTACGTATAGATATTTGTGGAGAGTTCTTATGATCagagaaaagaaagctGTGGAATATGGAGACAAATTCGGTCCAAATATGATTTGTGGTGTAATCTTTTTAgcaatttttattaattatttagtTTTGTAA
- a CDS encoding D-amino acid oxidase, putative (Similar to Fusarium solani DAO;~has putative orthologues in many filamentous fungi (e.g. Aspergilli) and some yeasts; functionally characterised putative orthologue in Fusarium solani is a flavoprotein/oxidoreductase: Isogai et al (1990). J Biochem (Tokyo) 108(6):1063-9) gives MIEKPHIVIAGAGILGLTTAWVIAENLSACNTPYEITIVAEYGPHSPTMNANLTNSAKYTSPWAGAHFRPFPSKNEQELKEMKLTRLTLQKFKQLSQTSPESSIKFVKGIEYLETPDEYYSKFAYGWSEEIGNFKPKTDKPGFLGVEYDTWVVNSPMYLQFLYRKLSIEYSNINFLKIRLDSLKQINDLFPKAVSKTPPIIINCTGNGLQYNGGFDPECYPIRGQTLLIKPPSHENETNQKCQYLDKTITYQLKDGSWSFVIPRPFNGGVILGGMKQIGDSFLGINESDTEQLIEMGKKYFPDLMTQDVNVNNGKPFFEILRVNVGLRPARKSGLNLNVEKHENKQFVINNYGAGGMGYELSYGAAVKVYEKLMEILGRRHHL, from the coding sequence atgattgAAAAGCCTCATATTGTTATTGCAGGAGCTGGTATTCTTGGACTCACTACAGCATGGGTAATTGCTGAAAACTTATCAGCTTGTAATACTCCTTATGAAATCACAATAGTTGCCGAATACGGCCCTCATTCACCTACCATGAATGCCAACTTGACTAATCTGGCCAAATATACTTCTCCATGGGCTGGTGCTCATTTTCGACCATTCCCAAGTaaaaatgaacaagaattgaaagaaatgaaGTTGACAAGATTGACATTGcaaaaatttaaacaattgagCCAGACATCTCCTGAATCAAGTATTAAGTTTGTCAAGGGGATAGAATATCTTGAAACCCCAGATGAATATTATTCTAAATTTGCCTATGGATGGAGTGAAGAAATTGGCAATTTCAAACCTAAAACAGATAAGCCAGGGTTTTTAGGGGTTGAATATGATACATGGGTAGTTAATTCTCCAATGTATTTGCAATTTCTTTACcgtaaattatcaattgaatatagtaatatcaattttttgaaaataagaTTAGATTCattgaaacaaatcaatgatttatttCCAAAAGCCGTATCTAAAACTCCAccaatcattattaattgtaCTGGTAATGGGCTACAATACAATGGAGGGTTTGATCCTGAATGCTATCCAATTCGTGGACAAACATTATTGATTAAACCACCGTCAcatgaaaatgaaactaACCAAAAATGTCAATACTTGGACAAAACGATAacttatcaattgaaagatGGATCGTGGAGTTTTGTAATTCCTCGTCCATTTAATGGTGGGGTTATTTTAGGAGGTATGAAACAAATTGGTGATTCGTTCTTAGGTATCAATGAATCTGATACtgaacaattgattgaaatgGGGAAAAAATACTTTCCCGATTTAATGACTCAAGATGTTAATGTCAATAATGGGAAAccattttttgaaatactAAGAGTTAATGTTGGATTGAGACCTGCCAGAAAATCAggattgaatttgaatgtGGAAAAACatgaaaacaaacaatttgtcatcaacaattacGGAGCTGGAGGAATGGGGTATGAATTAAGTTATGGGGCTGCTGTAAAAGTGTATGAAAAGTTAATGGAAATACTAGGTAGAAGACATCATCTTTAA
- the CSH3 gene encoding amino acid permease-packaging chaperone, putative (In S. cerevisiae: required for incorporation of amino acid permeases into COPII coated vesicles for transport to the cell surface;~In C. albicans: required for wild-type amino-acid responsive hyphal growth and for mouse systemic virulence; Martinez and Ljungdahl (2004). Mol Microbiol 51(2):371-84), protein MMAYKDIVPIGTSLIIGSTCFGLGIIYGNWPYDVNTLWIHDVPEAFDASLRHYQQWGNSPMYIHYTLHAVGLLGLLGHFIKLYKPDEDAKYFEYGSLGLFMVGVVIYLTNLRTGVNSCIVGEWGDVDYQTGINVMAASQVMIIFVLLGVLLLQGGLYYAQWYDNKLKEEFYRQEANEAALAAETQAKQEHDIATKGKKDKAQPQVEQIEEAASTAATTGASATKGQKKTTKKRKS, encoded by the coding sequence ATGATGGCATATAAGGATATTGTTCCAATTGGAACTTCATTGATTATTGGATCTACTTGTTTTGGTTTAGGAATCATTTACGGTAATTGGCCATATGATGTCAACACTTTATGGATTCATGATGTTCCTGAAGCATTCGATGCCTCTTTACgtcattatcaacaatggGGGAATTCTCCAATGTATATTCATTATACATTACATGCTGTGGGATTGTTAGGTTTGCTTGGacattttatcaaattatataaacCCGATGAGGATGCTAAATATTTTGAGTATGGAAGTTTAGGTTTATTTATGGTTGGAGTGGTTATTTATTTAACCAATTTGAGAACTGGGGTTAATTCATGTATTGTTGGAGAATGGGGTGATGTTGATTACCAAACTGGAATCAATGTTATGGCTGCTTCTCAAgtgatgattatttttgttcttttgggtgtgttattattacaagGTGGATTGTATTATGCTCAATGGTATGATAACAAATTGAAGGAAGAATTCTATCGTCAAGAAGCCAATGAGGCTGCCCTTGCTGCAGAAACACAAGCTAAACAAGAACATGATATTGCAACTAAGGGGAAGAAAGATAAAGCTCAACCTCAAGTGGAGCAAATTGAAGAAGCTGCAAGTACTGCCGCAACAACTGGTGCTTCTGCTACTAAAGGACAAAAGAAGACtacaaagaaaagaaaatcataA
- a CDS encoding NADH-ubiquinone oxidoreductase subunit, putative (spliced gene): MSEEKVWGDKPVYFKQPFRWIRYHAHVNPALFVSVALGVSAPLVLLLTPLRRKYLYADHEPIPQVYPLPQRPRDKNLTGFDDE; this comes from the exons ATGagtgaagaaaaagtttGGGGTGATAAACCAGTTTATTTTAAACAACCTTTCAGA TGGATACGTTATCATGCACATGTGAATCCAGCATTATTTGTTTCTGTGGCATTAGGTGTATCAGCACCATTAGTGTTATTGTTGACTCCATTAAGAAGAAAATACTTGTATGCCGATCATGAACCAATTCCTCAAGTTTATCCATTGCCACAAAGACCAAGAGATAAGAATTTAACTGGATTTGATGATGAGTAA
- a CDS encoding mitochondrial 54S ribosomal protein YmL22 (Similar to S. cerevisiae MRPL22), whose protein sequence is MNKFCIITRSLFRPSRHIGVSIPIQRFFSTTSPRLSNLLGEVTKIDSEPESPITTNSKSTSSSDDTKDISKITPENDEELIEYHAKNAESKQFKIENYIHPLKLQLYNENVSQFGFFKNGQIMKHNGKKLRFTLTSQEIDILEPSIYLTSYRIKSSMKKATIVNRMVRKFNVKLAINQLHFNHKKISTELEQLLKRGLEQAKQLELNEDELYIDRLWVGSDGKWRKRLDPKGRGRMGIIAHRYVHLKCILKTNQTKLRLDWEKQQKELKSKPRMFLNDEPLNLKVRPWYKW, encoded by the coding sequence ATGAATAAATTTTGCATAATAACTAGATCTTTATTTAGACCTAGTCGTCATATAGGAGTGTCTATTCCAATACAGAGGTTTTTTTCGACCACATCTCCTAGACTTTCTAATTTACTTGGCGAAGTGACAAAAATCGATTCAGAACCAGAATCACCAATCACAACCAATAGTAAATCCACTAGTTCATCAGATGATACAAAAGATATTTCCAAAATCACTCCcgaaaatgatgaagaattaattgagTATCATGCGAAAAACGCTGAATccaaacaattcaaaattgaaaattacATTCATCCATTAAAATTACAATtatataatgaaaatgtATCACAATTTgggtttttcaaaaatggaCAAATCATGAAGCATAATGGTAAAAAATTACGTTTCACATTAACATcacaagaaattgatattttagAACCATCGATTTATTTAACCAGTTATCGtatcaaatcatcaatgaAAAAAGCCACCATTGTTAATCGTATGGTACGTAAATTCAATGTTAAATTAGCCATTAATCAATTACATTTCAATCATAAGAAAATATCTACAGAATTAgaacaattattgaaaagagGATTAGAACAAGCTAAacaattagaattaaatgaagatgaattatATATTGATAGATTATGGGTTGGTAGTGATGGTAAATGGAGGAAAAGATTAGATCCAAAAGGTAGAGGTAGAATGGGGATTATTGCTCATAGATATGTTCATTTGAAAtgtattttgaaaactaatcaaacaaaattaagATTGGATTGggaaaaacaacaaaaagaattgaaaagtAAACCAAGAATGtttttaaatgatgaaCCTTTGAATCTTAAAGTTAGACCATGGTATAAATGGtaa
- a CDS encoding Yippee-like zinc-binding protein, putative (Similar to S. cerevisiae MOH1), which produces MGLKCTNYFENSKYDSPNIQIITCKGCSSHLCLSDLILSDNFNGASGPAYLVEDLINIEFNLQSEETPMKTGVYKINKVKCHQCKNQLGWYYKKSYSYAETYKEGKFVIERKFINFTDNLTTTQLLTERALQNKFKRRYSNNSTSSTSNSSTISNNSISDLEIDESGSPQHESFLTKEKFKLLNRRRSSGTNGNINATLLNHLRIPYHSIRNEGNEEKDNDEEEEEDDDDNVEVDHHDHVNIVSGTTTNRPSNIDDDDIFVDA; this is translated from the coding sequence ATGGGATTGAAATGTACAAATTATTTTGAGAATTCAAAATATGATTCCCccaatattcaaattataacTTGTAAAGGTTGTTCATCTCATTTATGTCTTtctgatttaattttatccGATAATTTTAATGGAGCCAGTGGTCCTGCTTATTTAGTTgaagatttaattaatattgaattcaatttacaATCAGAAGAAACTCCTATGAAAACTGGAgtttataaaattaataaagttAAATGTCATCAATgtaaaaatcaattgggTTGGTATTATAAAAAATCATATTCTTATGCTGAAACTTATAAAGAAGGGAAATTTGTTATTGAACggaaatttattaattttactGATAATTTAACTACAACTCAATTATTAACAGAAAGAGCAttacaaaataaatttaaacgAAGAtatagtaataatagtacTAGTAGTACTAGTAATAgttcaacaatatcaaataattcaatatcagatttagaaattgatgaaagtGGTAGTCCTCAACATGAATCATTTTTAACTAAAgagaaattcaaattgttaaatAGAAGAAGATCAAGTGGTACTAATGGGAATATAAATGCTACtttattgaatcatttgaGAATACCTTATCATTCAATAAGAAATGAAggaaatgaagaaaaagataacgatgaagaagaagaagaagatgatgatgataatgttgAGGTAGATCATCATGACCATGTGAATATTGTTTCTGGAACTACAACTAATCGTCCAAGTAATattgacgatgatgatataTTTGTTGATGCTTAA
- a CDS encoding ubiquitin carboxyl-terminal hydrolase putative (Similar to S. cerevisiae UBP10;~In C. albicans: putative orthologue localizes to cell surface of hyphal cells, but not yeast-form cells: Urban et al. (2003). FEBS Lett 544(1-3):228-35; repressed upon high-level peroxide stress: Enjalbert et al. (2006). Mol Biol Cell 17(2):1018-32;~In S. cerevisiae: ubiquitin-specific protease that deubiquitinates ubiquitin-protein moieties; may regulate silencing by acting on Sir4p; involved in posttranscriptionally regulating Gap1p and possibly other transporters; primarily located in the nucleus) — protein sequence MYQSSSPKPQLSINNNSSSITTNSTTTINPLLFATPLNFKPASSTTLTSTFDNQIPKSYIVLSNNSNMKNSKLQKDNKLVKANTKKSTNDPPKPKSLNEAIANYTGNKYLTHKERKRKRKLQERNNEEKQDQEEEEEEDNGERRVTKKAKRGMWDSIKSFLSGTPTPLSDEEDLGENIEENREQKEEKEEEGDDKIEDDDSSSSGEVLTETSPFTGFSEPEKSEIDDIEEEEDDADFVDEDSDSPESSDQDDEDVESDSVSSQPSDNDEEDLEKLKYDLKIDQLVNGKDDNEEDEDEDEEEEETQERTSTTPPTSPEEDTEKQQPEPSEVSYYDINEYEDDRGSNNSTRIYKNWRELVNKKPPVGLLNHGVTCYMNSAIQSIIHIPAMQHYLNDVNDNKYSQLKPRSVTHVLAELSKRMWLASNTNNNKKGKNSGGMKYINPKKIIQRLDEINCMMSEWQQEDSHEYYMSLISRLQEDSTPKGKKLNESIIYDIFGGLLNQRITCHKCHNVSITKQEFYDLSLGLNKKKAKPHSSNDDNNSINNNNNNNNNNSNDETTSTTIDPSSTTMFNSNKFSIEKSINDFFSNELIKKSENDSKSGYFCEKCNRFTHANKISSIEIAPETLTIHFKRFKFNNNSSSKVKQSINYSKYLDLSKYMVQGTAKYRLTSVIVHEGRSISSGHYVAHCLQPDGYTWCTYDDEYINKIEERVALNDPSAYVLVYTKLTPKV from the coding sequence ATGTATCAATCTTCATCTCCTAAACCACAGCTAAgcattaataataactcCTCAAGCATCACCACTAATTCAACTACGACAATCAATCCGTTACTTTTTGCAACCCCATTAAACTTCAAACCAGCATCATCCACCACATTAACATCTAcatttgataatcaaaTACCGAAATCatatattgttttatcTAACAATTCtaatatgaaaaattcCAAACTTcaaaaagataataaacTAGTTAAAGCAAATACGAAGAAATCTACTAATGACCCACCAAAACCTAAATCTTTAAATGAAGCAATTGCTAATTATACTGGGAATAAGTATTTGACTCATAAGGAgaggaaaaggaaaagaaaattacaagaaagaaataatgaAGAGAAACAAGACcaagaggaagaagaggaagaagataaTGGAGAAAGGCGTGTAACTAAAAAAGCGAAAAGAGGAATGTGGGATTCTATCAAATCATTCTTACTGGGTACACCAACCCCACTTTCAGATGAGGAAGATTTGGGTGAGAATATAGAAGAAAACCGGGAACAAAAGGAAGAAAAGGAGGAGGAAGGTGATGACAAAATAGAAGACGATGATTCAAGTTCCTCTGGTGAAGTATTGACTGAAACATCACCATTTACTGGATTTAGTGAACCAGAAAAAAGTGAAATCGACGACattgaagaagaggaagacGACGCAGATTTTGTGGATGAAGATTCAGATTCACCTGAAAGTAGTGAtcaagatgatgaagatgttgAATCAGATTCTGTATCATCACAACCATCTGATAATGACGAAGAGGATTTAGAAAAGTTGaaatatgatttaaaaatcGATCAATTAGTCAATGGCAAAGATGACAACGAAGAAGACGAGGATgaagacgaagaagaagaggaaacACAAGAACGGACATCAACTACTCCACCAACATCACCAGAAGAGGACACggaaaaacaacaaccagaGCCACTGGAAGTTTCGTATtatgatattaatgaatatgaaGACGATCGTGGATCCAACAATTCTACTAGGATATACAAGAATTGGAGAGAATTAGTTAATAAAAAACCTCCTGTTGGATTATTGAACCATGGTGTCACATGCTACATGAATTCAgcaattcaatcaattattcaTATACCGGCAATGCAACATTATTTAAACGATGtgaatgataataaatattctcAACTTAAACCAAGATCGGTGACTCATGTTTTAGCTGAGTTATCTAAAAGAATGTGGTTAGCATCGAATactaacaacaataaaaagGGTAAAAATAGTGGTGGGatgaaatatattaatccgaaaaaaatcattcaGAGATTGGATGAAATCAATTGCATGATGAGTGAATGGCAACAAGAAGATTCTCATGAATATTATATGTCATTAATCTCTAGACTACAAGAAGACTCTACACCAAAGgggaaaaaattgaatgaatcGATTATATATGATATTTTCGGTGGATTATTGAATCAACGTATCACATGTCATAAATGTCATAATGTTTCAATcacaaaacaagaattttatgatttatcattagggttaaataaaaagaaagccAAACCACACAGCAGCAACGacgacaacaacagcattaataataataacaataacaataacaataatagtaatgatGAAACTACGTCCACTACTATCGATCCCTCCTCCACCACAATGTTTAATAGTAATAAATtctcaattgaaaaatctattaatgattttttcagtaatgaattaattaaaaaactGGAGAATGATAGCAAATCAGGGTATTTCTGTGAGAAATGTAATCGATTCACTCATGCCAataaaatttcttcaattgaaattgctCCAGAAACATTAACCATTCATTTTAAACgatttaaattcaataataattcttcatcCAAAGTTAAACAACTGATAAATTATAGCAAATACCTTGATTTAAGCAAATATATGGTTCAAGGAACTGCTAAATATCGGTTGACATCAGTTATTGTTCATGAAGGTAGATCAATTTCTAGTGGACATTATGTTGCTCATTGTTTACAACCTGATGGATATACTTGGTGCActtatgatgatgaatacattaataaaattgagGAAAGAGTGGCATTAAATGATCCTTCGGCTTATGTATTAGTATATACCAAATTGACCCCAAAGGTTTAA